The Cydia strobilella chromosome 5, ilCydStro3.1, whole genome shotgun sequence region TCTTTAGTTTGGCCGTCGCATTGGAACCCTGTACAGTTGACGGGTTAACTGTAGCGTCGGTAGCCGCCGGCGACGACGAAGTCGCGGATGCAGCGCTCTCTGAGGCCGCGGGAGGCGCGAGCGGCGCGGACGGCGCGGGTGGCGCGGCCGGCACAGCGGGCGCGGCCGACGCGGCGGATACGGCCGGCGGAGGCAGCTCAGCTGACGCGGCTGATGGTAGATTAATGACATCGCCTATATTCTGGACCTCTCCTCCCCCCGGCTCTGTTCCAGCCTCTAGTACAGACGGAAGAGTAAACAGGGGGGGTACTGTTCTCGTAGGCACTAATCGCTGTTGGCCTTGATTAGTATTCTTATTAGTTACTGGCATTGTAGCCTTATCTCTTAAAACTTGATTAAAGTGTCTTTTCACTGTTTCCTGTGTTATATTGTCGCGTATAAGGTATAATAACTTGCCAATACGTTTGATAACGCATCCGTTGCGCCAGCAGAACTTATTCTTGTTTGCATAAGATTTGTACAACACCGCGTCGTTGGGTGCGAAATGTGTTCTGCTGGTACCTCCATAGTGATTACGCTGCGAGCACTGGTTGTTTTCAACAAATGAGGCGAGTTCAGTGGACGAGGGCGATGACTGTGGCGTAAGTAAGTCTAGCCTAGTCCTCAACTGCCTACCGAATACTAGGCGCGCTGGAGACTGCCCCGTTGTACTATGTCGCGAGTTGCGGTAATCAAAAAGATATTTTAACAAAGTATTATTGACATCTTTGTTTGCACTCGATGTCAATAATGCACTTTTTATgccttttttaataattttcgtGTACGATTCGGCTTGGCCATTACTGGGGGGGTGGTATACCGGCGAAGTTATATGCTTAATACCATTTGTGGCacaaaatgatttaaattgCAACGCTACAAACGATGTACCATTGTCACTAACTATTGTCTGGGGTACGCCAAACCGCGACATGAAATCATACAATTTTTCAATAACTTTTACTGACGATATATTGTTTTTCATGTCGTAGCATTCGACCCACTTGCTATAAGCATCAACTACAACAAGATACGTGTGTTCGTTTATCGGGCCTACGAAATCGATGTGCAATCTCATAAAAGACTGCGTTGGATATTTCCACGGAGACATAGGCGCGCGAGGCGGAGAGGGCCGTAGCTGCGCGCACACCGGACACGCGCCGATCAGCTGTTCGATTACCGAGTCTATGCCGGGAAACCAAAACCGGGCGCGAGCCTCTGCTTTAGTCTTTACAATGCCAAAGTGAGAGTTATGTAATTCGTTAACAATTTGGCGTTGCAAAGATTTAGGAATGATAAGTTTGTGTCCACGCATTACACAACCATTGTCAAATGATAATTGGTACCTGCATTGATGAAAAGGTTTCATAGCTAAATCATTCGTTTTGCGTGGCCACCCCTTCAATATGCATTGAATAACTTTATTCAAGGTCTTATCATTCTTTGTTTCTTCGCGTAACTTATCCAACGTAACTGGCAAACAATTACCCTCCAATACAAAATTGATGTACGTCGCGCGGTCGGCCACGACGGCCCTACCACCGTCGTCTACCGCACGGTCTGGCAACGACGCCCTTGATAAAAAATCTGCGCTGTTATTTGCACTTCGAACGTACTCAATTGTGTAATTGTATGCTGATAAGAAAATAGCATATCTCTGCAACCTGTTCGCCGTTATTTCAGGTACACCCCGCTGTGGTCCAAAAATCGATAGTAGGGGCTTGTGGTCAGTACGTAGTATAAAAGGAACAGAACGTGCGTATAAATATTGGTGGTATTTTTTTACCCCAAATACGATTGCGGTTGCTTCTTTTTGGATCTGCGCGTAGTTTTTTTCGGCTGAATTAAGTGTCCGCGAAGCAAACGAAATTGGACGCTCTGAACCATCCTGAGATATTAGGGATAAAATCGCCCCTAAGCCCTGGGGGGATGCGTCAACTGTAAGAATTAGAGGGGCATTAGGATCATAATGCGCCAATACCTGGTCTGAGCCCagactttcttttattttagtaaagGCTTTGTTATGTTCCTCAGTCCAAACCCATTTCGCATCTTTTTTTAACAGGTTATATAATGGGCTCAATATAGAGGACGCATGAGGAACAAACCTTCGATAATAGTTTGCTAATCCGAGAAACGATTGAAGTTGGCTTATGTTAGTAGGCACCGGTGCCTCTAAAATAGCCTGAACCTTTGACCTCGATTTACTAATAccgtttttgtttatgacatgGCCAAGATACATAATTTCGTCCTGGAAAAATGCACATTTATCCTTTTGAAGTGTAAGCCCGGCGTCCTTGAAACGCTGCAACACTTCCCTAAGTCTCTTCTCGTGCTCTTTTTTATCGCGGCCCGTTATCAGTACATCATCGAGGAAACATAGCACGCCGTCTATATTAGCAAGTATGCTATTTAGAGCGCGCTGAAAAATCGCGGGTGCACTAGACAACCCAAAAATTAAGCGGTTATACCTAAATAACCCACGACATGTGTTTATACACGTTATGCTCTCGGGATCTTCTATTGGGAATTGGTTGTACGCCATAGACATATCTAGTTTAGTAAATTGTACTCCTCCATGAAGTTTTGAAAAAAGTTCCTCTACTGTAGGCAAAGGGTATTTATCAATCATTAAATTGTTTGTTAATAGTTTGCGAATAATCTGCACATATCCTAACTGACCCGTCTCTTTTTAAAACTGGTACAATTGGGGAGGCGTAGTCAGAGTGATCGATTGGCTCAAGTATCCCTAACTGCACTAACCGTGTTATTTCAGCGTTAACTTTTTCTTGCAATGCAAACGCTACGGGTCGACTTTTGAAAAACACCGGTTTAGCGTTGTCTTTTAatggtaatttaattttatatttattaaaacaaccCAATTTTTCTGCAAAGATTTCCGAGTAATCTGAcataatttttttcacaatatCCGATTCTAACTGAGCGCAGTATTTTATAGATGCGAATTCCAAATTAAACGCTGTCAAGAAGTCTCTCCCTAAAATGGGACAGCCGCCCTCTTCGATAACTTGGATATCCAAGGTTTGTGTGCAATTGTCATATGTAATTGGAACTCTCATTATACCtaaacttttaataaaataaccgttATAACCTGTTAGGCGCTTATATTTGTTTAACAATGGTACATGTTTGAAGTGAGATTTATAAAATGTGTCCGATATAGCCGTAACAGCCGAACCACTGTCAAGTTCAAACCGTAATTTTAATCCACTGATAACCACATCCGCGTACATCGGGGCACCGTTTACAGAGCGAATGTTAAATAACTTACCGTCATCGTCCTCGCTCACCTCGCCCGCCTCCATGTACTTGAAATTTTTGCACATTCTACGAAGATGGCCTTTTTTCTTGCATTTTTGGCACTTATAAGACGCGAATTTGCACTTATTCGATTGGTGATTAGCAGAACCACACACTTGACACTTAGCACGATCTGTTTCCGTTGCCGAAGTATTCGCGATCTTGAACAAATTATCGGTTCCGGCCGCCGACGGTCCTGGCGCCGCGGTCGTGCTGGTGGCGGTGCGGGCGCACCGAACGCTTTCTGCCAAATCAATGGCCTTCGATAACGTGAGTTCACTGACGTCCTTTGAGAATAGTTTCTCTCGCTCTCGACCTGGCGTCATTCCCATGACGAACTTATCCAGAAGTGTATCTTCAATGTGCTGGAAATCACAATGCGCTGCGAGTCCCCTCAACCGCGCGGCCCATTGCGCGTGGGTCTCGCCTGTTTGCTGTGATGCCGAATAAAAATGAAATCGTTCAGCAAACACGCAACGCTTTGGCGTGAAATGGCCATCCAGGGCCTTGACCACGTCATCGTAACTCTTTTCCTCTAACACACCCGGTAACACGAGATGAGTCGCTAGCTGATACGTATTCTCACTCAATGCGCTTAATAATATTGCTCGTCGCTTGATCCCCGCTTTGTCCTTTTCTTCACTGATATTGTTCGCGATAAACCATTGATTCAGTCTGTTTTTATAAACTGTCCAATCTTGCTGTTGGTGATCAAAACTCGCGAACAATCCCACAGTATTATTAGTGGACAACATATTTCCTTCAAAATCACGCGTGGATTACTCGAATCGCCGCCACTGTTAAATATTTTACGGGGCGCACAAAGAAACGCAAGGCAGCCATTTATgaactaatatattttcaagAATGACGGTGGACGCAGCCACCGTTTGCATGCACTTACAACTACCCTTTTACATACATAACAGGTAGGCTTACCGGATGGGTTTGTGGTCTGCTGCTAGCAGAGGCCTCTGCTAGAGGATGCCTGGTATATTCTTTCGTGGTGTATCCTTCCTTCGAGCACTTTAAGAGAGTTTTTACTGAATATTATTTGCTTTCGCGTTAGGTTTTTATCACGTTTTTTATGACACTGACGTCGTCAGTTATTATGTTTTTCAAGACCTCTTTTGTAACCGGCCAGTAGCCGCGCTACTTCCAATGAGTTAATATAGCATTTACTAAACACCTCATGTTGTGTTTAGTAAATGCTATATTAACTCATTTGAAGTAGCGCGGCTACTGGCCGGTCACAAAAGTGGTATTGAAAGACAATAACTGACGacgtctttcatttgatatgttagATATGTAACAcacagtttgaaaaactttattttttaattttcttaagtGCGCCCCTTTACAAGGCCTTTACAGCGAGATAAGTGATACGTTGCATTAGTACTGCCAAATTAatgtaacttttttaattttgtagtgttGCAACGGTATAAATAGTAGGTACGAGTATCTATTATCGATGGCAATTACAGGACCATCGGATCTTAAGGAAGGAGTTGGATGATATTGCTTCGGAGAAATATGGACTTACGTCCACTAGGACGGTCCACCAGGATCACGGGATCTGCCAGGTCAAAAGCGCGCGGTAAGTTGAAAAATACGGCAGCCATCCGCCTTCTATTCTAAGTGACCTAAAACGCTACGCAGCAAAACGCGAGTTGCACACGTCGTCCActtatagtaagtaagtaagtaaatctttattgcaaaccatggtatgtACATAGATGTTACAAATTATGtaaagtttcacatggaccccggTGGGGTGTAGCaatttttcttataactagcttaaacataattatacaaaactaaacttaattacTTTCATAATGAAAGCGCTAGGTctattatacaattataatttgtggatcaagatatatatataggctacattataaaaaattaattaattgtgtcTTCCATAAATTCTTTAACAGTGTAATAGGTTTTGTTTATCAAATGTGTCTTGAGCTTAGTTATGAATAGGTTTTTGCTCTCAATGTTTTTCATatctgagggtaatttgttgTAAATTTGTATAGCTTGGTAATATGGACCTTTTTTGTATATGCCTAGGACTGGTTCCGGTGGGACAATGTTATCTTTTCTGCGTGCACTTTTGCAGAATTCGAACATTTCGATATTGTTTCTGACGAAGGTAGCAATTTCCAGAATGTACAAAGAAGGTAGAGTCAATATGTTTAGGTTCAAAAAGTGCGGTTTGCAGGTGTCTGTCTGTGGGATGTTTACTAATATTCTGATGCATTTCTTTTGGAGGAGGAATAAATCATTCGAGTCTGTACTATTTCCCCATAACAACAAACCATAGCGAAGCCAGGCCTCAGCGTACGCGTGATAGACAGATAAAGCGCATGCCATGTTTGTGTTGGATTTTAGTATGCTCAAGGCGAAAAGGAAAAAAGATAATTTGGAGCTAATTTTAGCTACGTGTCTTTTCCAGTTGAGATGTGAGTCTAATACCAGTCCTAATAGCTCGAATTCTGTCACTTCTTCTATGTTCAAGTCTAGTAAAAGGGTTGTCAAGTCTGTACTGGTTTCGTAGGCATATTAATGTCTGAAGAGACTGTCCCAAACTGTCAACTCCAACACCTTTGACACGAAATGGGCCTGTAATTTTAGTTCCGTTTTACTACCTGTCCTTTTTGTAAACCGGCGCAACCTTTATTTTCTTAAGAGATGCAGGGTTTGTCAGTGCCGTGACATGCGAAGCTATTAAATTAGTGGTAAAGTACTTGCAAGGCACAACTGTAGGTACTCTCTTTttgattcaattttttttaagaagttGATAAGAGAAAAAAAACTGGGCCCAAGTAGTGCTTTGACAGCAATGCATTATACTTACACAGCCTAAGTATCTAGGCCAGCCTAGATACTTAACTCTAACAGAAAAGTTAACGTGCTAACGTAAattgataataaatatttgttgaatttaaaattGTGCAGAAACCTTTTAAAGTGTCATCAAACTTTTTATTTGCTAACATTACGTACGGGTccagtaaaacaaaatatggcAGCACTTTGCAAGTAACTCATTAGTACCTACCACTACAATATAACGTAACTTTGCCACATTTCGGTATGTTATTTCCCTCTGTGGGCTCTTTTAATTACTGTCCGACCTCCATGTATCATAAATTTTAATGGAGTACGAAACTCGAGCGCCATCTAGTCACCGTAGCAAATTGCATTTTAGaatttaaacttaaacagaAATGTTGCCTGTTCGAAAATTGAAATATACCAACGGGCGGACGAAGCAGAATATATCTTTATGTTCTGTCATCTAAGAATACTCATTCACTCGTCGTTAAAAGCAATA contains the following coding sequences:
- the LOC134741442 gene encoding uncharacterized protein K02A2.6-like; protein product: MLSTNNTVGLFASFDHQQQDWTVYKNRLNQWFIANNISEEKDKAGIKRRAILLSALSENTYQLATHLVLPGVLEEKSYDDVVKALDGHFTPKRCVFAERFHFYSASQQTGETHAQWAARLRGLAAHCDFQHIEDTLLDKFVMGMTPGREREKLFSKDVSELTLSKAIDLAESVRCARTATSTTAAPGPSAAGTDNLFKIANTSATETDRAKCQVCGSANHQSNKCKFASYKCQKCKKKGHLRRMCKNFKYMEAGEVSEDDDGKLFNIRSVNGAPMYADVVISGLKLRFELDSGSAVTAISDTFYKSHFKHVPLLNKYKRLTGYNGYFIKSLGIMRVPITYDNCTQTLDIQVIEEGGCPILGRDFLTAFNLEFASIKYCAQLESDIVKKIMSDYSEIFAEKLGCFNKYKIKLPLKDNAKPVFFKSRPVAFALQEKVNAEITRLVQLGILEPIDHSDYASPIVPVLKRDGSVRICADYSQTINKQFND